Proteins encoded together in one Rhizobacter sp. J219 window:
- a CDS encoding PaaI family thioesterase yields the protein MPTAEDFNQRSVNHLPGHLGIVITQAEPSEFRAEMPVVQNLMAPNGFLHAGSVVTLADTAAGYGCVANLPAGAIGFTTVELKSNHLGTARDGTVEVVAKPVHLGKTTQVWDSVVTHRETGKTMALFRCTQMVLYGKA from the coding sequence ATGCCGACAGCCGAAGACTTCAACCAACGCAGCGTGAACCATCTCCCCGGGCACCTGGGCATCGTCATCACGCAGGCCGAGCCCTCGGAGTTCCGCGCCGAGATGCCGGTGGTGCAGAACCTGATGGCACCCAACGGCTTCCTGCATGCCGGCAGCGTGGTCACGCTGGCCGACACCGCCGCCGGCTACGGCTGCGTCGCCAACCTGCCGGCCGGGGCCATCGGCTTCACCACCGTCGAGCTCAAGTCCAACCACCTCGGCACCGCCCGCGACGGCACGGTCGAGGTGGTCGCCAAGCCGGTGCACCTGGGCAAGACCACGCAGGTGTGGGACTCGGTCGTGACGCACCGCGAAACGGGCAAGACGATGGCGCTCTTTCGCTGCACGCAGATGGTGTTGTATGGCAAGGCCTGA
- a CDS encoding alpha/beta hydrolase, producing MRRVLISILVIALLAYAAACAALFLFQRSLLYFPQPAQVATPLVPIEGRAGVVASHRAVAGPQAVLYFGGNAEDVSQNFAPLAQAFPQHALFLMHYRGYGLSTGTPTEADIAGDALALFDQVHKTHPQITVIGRSLGSGVALRLASQRPAARLVLVTPYDSIEDIAAERFALFPVRWLMRDRYASWRYVAQVAAPVTVIAAEHDAVIPRPSTDKLVARFAPGRAQMHVLPKTDHNNILIAPGYLGLLAGSP from the coding sequence ATGCGCCGCGTGCTGATCTCGATCCTCGTCATCGCCCTGCTGGCCTACGCCGCTGCGTGTGCGGCCCTGTTCCTCTTCCAGCGCTCGCTGCTCTACTTCCCGCAGCCGGCGCAGGTGGCCACACCGCTGGTGCCGATCGAGGGCCGCGCGGGCGTCGTGGCGAGCCATCGCGCGGTGGCCGGCCCGCAGGCGGTGCTCTATTTCGGCGGCAATGCCGAAGACGTGTCGCAGAACTTCGCGCCGCTCGCGCAGGCCTTTCCGCAGCACGCGCTCTTCCTCATGCACTACCGCGGCTACGGCCTCAGCACCGGCACGCCGACCGAGGCCGACATCGCCGGCGATGCGCTTGCGCTCTTCGACCAGGTGCACAAGACCCACCCGCAGATCACCGTGATCGGCCGCAGCCTGGGCAGCGGCGTGGCCTTGCGGCTCGCCAGCCAGCGGCCGGCGGCACGGCTGGTGCTCGTCACGCCGTACGACAGCATCGAAGACATCGCGGCCGAGCGCTTCGCGCTCTTTCCGGTGCGCTGGCTGATGCGCGACCGCTACGCCTCGTGGCGCTACGTGGCGCAGGTGGCCGCGCCGGTCACGGTGATCGCGGCCGAGCACGATGCGGTCATCCCGCGCCCGAGCACCGACAAGCTGGTGGCCCGCTTCGCGCCCGGGCGCGCCCAGATGCACGTGTTGCCGAAGACGGACCACAACAACATCCTGATCGCCCCGGGCTACCTCGGGCTGCTGGCCGGCTCTCCCTGA